A region from the Pseudomonas promysalinigenes genome encodes:
- a CDS encoding GlcG/HbpS family heme-binding protein — MNALNLKIAVSLVNAALAAGRKINAAPLTVAVLDAGGHVLALQREDGASLIRPEVATGKAWGAIALGKGSRLLALDAQQRPAFFAALNGLGERPVVPAPGGVLIRDQDGKVLGALGISGDTSDIDEQCAISAIEEVGLKADAGVAA, encoded by the coding sequence CGCTGTCAGCCTGGTCAACGCCGCGCTGGCGGCGGGCCGCAAGATCAACGCAGCGCCCCTGACCGTGGCTGTACTCGATGCCGGCGGTCATGTCTTGGCTTTGCAAAGAGAAGACGGTGCCAGCCTGATTCGCCCCGAGGTGGCCACGGGCAAAGCGTGGGGGGCGATTGCCTTGGGCAAAGGCTCGCGCCTGTTGGCGCTTGATGCACAACAGCGTCCGGCCTTTTTTGCGGCATTGAATGGGTTGGGTGAGCGGCCGGTAGTGCCAGCGCCCGGGGGCGTGCTGATTCGTGATCAGGACGGCAAAGTGCTCGGTGCGCTAGGCATCAGCGGTGATACATCGGATATCGACGAGCAATGCGCGATCAGTGCGATCGAAGAGGTGGGGCTGAAGGCGGATGCGGGGGTGGCGGCCTGA